A genomic window from Glycine max cultivar Williams 82 chromosome 17, Glycine_max_v4.0, whole genome shotgun sequence includes:
- the LOC112999940 gene encoding uncharacterized protein: MEAIKPKSILMNARTSIKNDNKAKFPRLYQISRQQHNLIQQVGSFLDHCPILLRSSIIDWGPKPLKKLKFLKHCIRQWSSQNGSVTARKINDLKKQINDMEAGINASTISQTQADLKKSLQEQLWSAALAYESMLRQKSKVKWLREGDRNSSYFHRIINHRRRVNALQGLCIDGGWIHDPNSVKIAVLQHFKERFSEQNPCRPTLEGIQFSSLDQRFPKGSNASFIALIPKTNSPQSLNDYRPISLIGCVYKIMSKVLANRLALVLPHLIDESPTREFVAERGLSSYKVGRQKEEINILQYADDTLFFGTATTANVRVMKSILRILELVSGLKINYAKSQFGCLGKSLD; the protein is encoded by the exons ATGGAAGCCATTAAACCAAAGTCAATACTCATGAATGCTAGAACATCCATCAAGAATGATAACAAagca AAATTTCCAAGGCTGTATCAGATATCTAGACAGCAACACAACCTTATCCAGCAAGTGGGAAGTTTTTTAGACCATTGTCCCATCCTCTTGAGGTCTTCAATCATTGATTGGGGGCCCAAACCTCTCAAG AAACTAAAGTTCCTCAAACACTGCATAAGACAGTGGAGCTCACAGAACGGGTCTGTTACTGCAAGAAAAATCAATGATCTAAAAAAGCAGATAAATGACATGGAGGCAGGTATTAATGCCTCAACAATATCCCAAACTCAGGCAGACCTCAAGAAATCACTGCAGGAGCAGCTATGGAGTGCAGCCCTTGCCTATGAATCTATGTTGAGGCAAAAATCCAAAGTGAAGTGGTTAAGAGAAGGGGACAGAAATTCATCCTATTTCCACAGAATCATCAATCATAGAAGGAGGGTTAATGCTCTTCAAGGTCTGTGTATTGATGGAGGATGGATCCATGATCCTAACAGTGTCAAGATTGCAGTTCTTCAACACTTTAAAGAAAGATTCTCAGAGCAGAATCCTTGCAGACCAACCTTGGAAGGGATCCAGTTCTCTTCCCTTGATCAAAG ATTCCCCAAAGGAAGTAATGCATCCTTCATAGCCCTCATCCCCAAAACCAATAGCCCCCAATCTCTTAATGACTATAGACCCATCTCTCTCATAGGGTGTGTCTACAAAATAATGTCCAAAGTCCTGGCTAATAGGCTGGCTCTTGTGCTGCCTCACTTAATTGATGAAAG CCCTACTAGAGAATTTGTGGCTGAGAGGGGACTGAG CAGCTATAAAGTGGGGAGGCAAAAGGAGGAGATTAACATCTTGCAGTATGCAGATGATACACTATTTTTTGGAACTGCAACTACAGCTAATGTTAGAGTCATGAAATCTATCCTCAGAATTTTGGAGTTGGTTTCAGGACTCAAGATTAACTATGCTAAAAGCCAATTTGGGTGCTTGGGTAAATCTTTGGACTAG